The Iamia sp. SCSIO 61187 genomic sequence GCGGTGGCCACGATCAGCGCTGCGGGTGATGACGATCTTCAGCTTCGTCCACGTGGCGCCCGTGACCGGGCAGCTCCTTGCGTGGTGCCTCGGACTCAACCACCACTCCGGACGGGTCCCCTGGGCCGAGGCAACCGTCGCCGCATTCTGGCTGGCTGTTGCCGCGTTACGGCTCCGCCGGTGTCGAGCGGGCGACCGGGCGCTGATCCCTCAGGGGACCGCGGGCGACGTCGAAGTGCTCGATGGTAACGAGCCGGTGGCGTACACGCTGCCTGGCCAATGCGGGCGAATCGTCGTCTCGAACGGGATGCTGCGGGCCCTCTCCGGCGGGGAGCAGGAGGTGCTCTTCTCCCACGAGAGGTCGCACCTGCGTCGACGGCACGACCGGTTCATCCACGCTGTCGACCTCGGGGTGGCAGTGATGCCGCTCCTCTTCCCGATGAAGCGTTTCGTCCGCTTTGCGACGGAGCGGTGGGCCGACGAGGACGCTGTCCGCTCGGTCGGCG encodes the following:
- a CDS encoding M56 family metallopeptidase, with amino-acid sequence MTIFSFVHVAPVTGQLLAWCLGLNHHSGRVPWAEATVAAFWLAVAALRLRRCRAGDRALIPQGTAGDVEVLDGNEPVAYTLPGQCGRIVVSNGMLRALSGGEQEVLFSHERSHLRRRHDRFIHAVDLGVAVMPLLFPMKRFVRFATERWADEDAVRSVGDRRLVARALTRAALVQHGSIQPGMALAGLGVRARVDQLLAAPARPAVVRATLLITAGLTATVAASSSLQVHHLAMVAEQLCG